A stretch of Allostreptomyces psammosilenae DNA encodes these proteins:
- a CDS encoding PadR family transcriptional regulator produces MAHVILGLLLIAPQSFYDLIKGFEAGVALFYSASSGSIRRALDTLLARGFIEVASIEAGGRGRKVYRLTDAGRAEFRAWMTGEPTGPDLETAALSRLYFLGLLEPSERLPVLRRITERIETDLAALSALDRQLDTRDVPEEHRDLAAHQRATLDYGIAAHRFMLDWFRDRMDRQGPPNR; encoded by the coding sequence ATGGCGCATGTGATCCTCGGTCTGCTGCTGATCGCCCCGCAGAGCTTCTACGACCTCATCAAGGGATTCGAGGCCGGCGTCGCGCTCTTCTACAGCGCGAGCTCCGGCAGCATCAGGCGCGCGCTGGACACCCTGCTCGCGCGGGGGTTCATCGAGGTCGCCAGCATCGAGGCCGGAGGCCGGGGACGGAAGGTGTACCGGCTGACCGACGCCGGTCGTGCCGAGTTCCGCGCCTGGATGACGGGGGAGCCGACCGGCCCCGACCTGGAGACCGCGGCGCTGTCCCGGCTCTACTTCCTCGGCCTGCTGGAGCCGTCCGAGCGGCTACCGGTGCTCCGCCGCATCACGGAGCGCATCGAGACCGACCTCGCCGCGCTCTCGGCCCTCGACCGGCAGCTCGACACCCGGGACGTCCCCGAGGAGCACCGCGACCTCGCCGCCCACCAGCGCGCGACGCTGGACTACGGCATCGCCGCACACCGCTTCATGCTCGACTGGTTCCGCGACCGGATGGACCGGCAGGGACCGCCGAACCGCTGA
- a CDS encoding SRPBCC family protein — protein sequence MKPVTVSVDVPQTPEQVYDFLDVMAHHERFTDHYLTDWRYGGPGRGVGSRATVTAALGGTKTDVTIEVVEAEAPRRIVERNVSASGRRLAHGVYDIGPLPRGGSRVWFTYAWVRAPLGDRLLAPVVRAAMRRANRTVMRRLAAELARHVSAADS from the coding sequence ATGAAGCCCGTCACCGTGTCAGTCGACGTGCCGCAGACGCCGGAGCAGGTGTACGACTTCCTCGACGTGATGGCTCACCACGAGCGTTTCACCGACCACTACCTGACCGACTGGCGCTACGGCGGCCCCGGCCGCGGCGTCGGGTCGCGCGCCACGGTCACCGCCGCGCTGGGCGGCACGAAGACCGACGTCACCATCGAGGTCGTCGAGGCCGAGGCACCGCGGCGGATCGTCGAACGCAACGTCAGTGCGTCCGGGCGGCGGCTGGCCCACGGCGTCTACGACATCGGACCGCTGCCGCGTGGCGGGAGCCGTGTCTGGTTCACCTACGCCTGGGTGCGCGCGCCCCTCGGCGACCGCCTGCTGGCGCCCGTGGTCCGGGCCGCGATGCGGCGGGCCAACCGCACGGTGATGCGGCGCCTGGCCGCCGAGTTGGCGCGCCACGTCTCCGCCGCCGACTCCTGA
- a CDS encoding NAD(P)-dependent oxidoreductase, protein MHIGVIGATGTIGSRVVTEALGRGHRVTAFSRDASAIHDPRENLTWASVDVLDAAGIARVLPGLDVLISAFQPGNGANDIADTIRRSIADPTVYATAARALLTALESHPRTRLIVIGGAGSLEVAPGVVRADHDELLHEALDAIGLPREYAAAVRGHRDALNVLRTSNRLWTYFSPAEQIAPGERTGRFRIGGDQPVLDADGLSRISVEDAAVALVDEVELPRFVQRRFTIGY, encoded by the coding sequence ATGCACATCGGAGTCATCGGAGCCACCGGCACCATCGGGAGCCGGGTCGTCACCGAAGCCCTCGGCCGCGGGCACCGCGTCACCGCCTTCAGCCGGGACGCCTCCGCGATCCACGACCCGCGCGAGAACCTCACCTGGGCCAGCGTCGACGTCCTGGACGCCGCCGGCATCGCCCGCGTCCTGCCGGGTCTGGACGTCCTGATCAGCGCGTTCCAGCCCGGCAACGGCGCCAACGACATCGCCGACACCATCCGGCGCTCCATCGCCGACCCGACCGTCTACGCCACCGCCGCCCGGGCCCTCCTCACGGCCCTGGAGAGCCACCCCCGCACCCGACTGATCGTCATCGGGGGCGCCGGCAGCCTGGAGGTCGCCCCCGGAGTCGTCCGCGCCGACCACGACGAACTCCTCCACGAGGCGCTCGACGCCATCGGGCTCCCGCGCGAGTACGCGGCCGCCGTCCGCGGCCACCGTGACGCCCTCAACGTCCTGCGCACCTCGAACCGGCTGTGGACCTACTTCAGCCCCGCCGAGCAGATCGCCCCCGGCGAGCGCACCGGCCGCTTCCGCATCGGCGGTGACCAGCCCGTCCTCGACGCCGACGGCCTCAGCCGGATCTCGGTCGAGGACGCCGCCGTCGCACTCGTCGACGAGGTGGAGCTGCCCCGGTTCGTGCAACGCCGGTTCACCATCGGCTACTGA
- a CDS encoding RNA polymerase sigma-70 factor, protein MSERRERTADSAEPSARVGGGRMDPATETFVAHRNLLFTVAYEMLGSAADAEDVLQETWLRWVGVDLGAVRDRRAYLVRMTTRQALSRLRALRRSKESYVGPWLPEPLLTAPDVADDVELADSVSMAMLLVLETLRPTERAVFVLRDVFGLEYDEIAEAVDKSPATVRQIAHRARAHVAARRPRGGASPAETRTALEAFHRAVDTGDLQRLLDVLAPDVVLLTDGGGIVRAALAPVVGADLVAKVLGRIGPAASLHPAQVNGHPALVLRQDGAIDTVLALRIDDHLVTGLYAVRNPEKLSHMERETAIRR, encoded by the coding sequence ATGAGCGAGCGCAGGGAACGGACCGCGGACAGCGCCGAGCCGTCGGCCCGCGTCGGCGGCGGCCGCATGGACCCCGCCACCGAGACGTTCGTGGCCCACCGCAACCTGCTGTTCACCGTCGCCTACGAGATGCTCGGCTCGGCCGCCGACGCGGAGGACGTCCTGCAGGAGACCTGGCTGCGCTGGGTGGGGGTCGACCTCGGTGCGGTGCGGGACCGGCGCGCCTACCTGGTCCGGATGACCACCCGTCAGGCGCTGAGCCGGCTGCGCGCGCTCCGCCGCAGCAAGGAGTCCTACGTCGGCCCCTGGTTGCCCGAGCCGCTGCTGACCGCGCCCGACGTGGCCGACGACGTCGAGCTGGCCGACAGCGTCTCGATGGCGATGCTGCTGGTGCTGGAGACCCTCCGACCGACCGAGCGGGCGGTGTTCGTGCTGCGCGACGTGTTCGGTCTGGAGTACGACGAGATCGCCGAGGCCGTCGACAAGAGCCCGGCCACGGTCCGCCAGATCGCCCACCGGGCACGGGCCCACGTCGCCGCGCGCCGGCCGCGCGGCGGCGCCTCACCCGCCGAGACCCGCACCGCGCTGGAGGCGTTCCACCGGGCGGTCGACACCGGGGACCTGCAACGCCTGCTCGACGTCCTGGCACCGGACGTCGTCCTGTTGACCGACGGTGGGGGAATCGTGCGGGCCGCGCTGGCGCCCGTCGTGGGGGCCGACCTGGTGGCCAAGGTGCTGGGCAGGATCGGCCCCGCGGCGTCGCTGCACCCGGCCCAGGTGAACGGCCACCCGGCGCTGGTTCTCCGGCAGGACGGCGCGATCGACACCGTCCTGGCGCTGCGCATCGACGACCACCTCGTCACCGGGCTCTACGCCGTGCGCAATCCCGAGAAGCTCTCGCACATGGAGCGGGAGACCGCCATTCGCCGCTAG
- a CDS encoding serine hydrolase domain-containing protein → MTSPPTMQHAHDNHVRPEVDARLTRLLGNLVARSGIHHANVALTSGDGQRRWAAAASRADAGADDRPLRPDTPFFIASVTKRFIITLVLQARERGELELDAPIDSYLPAETVTGLHVLDGIDRTSAITVRHLASHTSGLPDQFEKRREGPSLYQRLAAGRDLAWTFEDTMRTTREQQRPHFEPQDLTAARQKARYSDTGFQLLIRILETVTERSFAELLTERILAPLGLTHTWLPGRIPPDPATAPPSPLHARQRRVTLPAMIESCNDLCSTTGDLLAFQRALLDGRLFGDARSLEFLTERRNRLRNVPVLRYGLGTMFFGVGRLASRGRHPVTLVGHSGATGTWLFHCPELDLHLAGTVDQTRGQAIPFRLMARLLDVWRR, encoded by the coding sequence GTGACATCGCCGCCGACCATGCAGCATGCCCACGACAACCACGTCCGCCCCGAGGTCGACGCGCGGCTGACGCGCCTGCTGGGCAACCTCGTCGCGCGCAGCGGCATCCACCACGCCAACGTCGCCCTCACCAGCGGTGACGGGCAACGGCGCTGGGCCGCCGCGGCGAGCCGCGCCGACGCCGGCGCCGACGACCGCCCACTGCGTCCCGACACCCCGTTCTTCATCGCCAGCGTCACCAAACGGTTCATCATCACGCTGGTGCTGCAGGCCCGGGAGCGCGGCGAGCTCGAACTGGACGCGCCGATCGACAGCTACCTGCCGGCGGAGACGGTCACCGGACTCCACGTCCTCGACGGGATCGACCGGACCTCCGCGATCACCGTGCGGCACCTCGCCAGCCACACCTCCGGGCTGCCCGACCAGTTCGAGAAGCGTCGCGAGGGCCCCAGCCTGTACCAGCGCCTCGCCGCCGGCCGGGACCTGGCCTGGACCTTCGAGGACACCATGCGGACCACGCGGGAGCAGCAGCGTCCGCACTTCGAGCCGCAGGACCTCACCGCCGCCCGGCAGAAGGCCCGCTACTCCGACACCGGCTTCCAGTTGCTCATCCGCATCCTGGAGACGGTGACCGAGCGGTCGTTCGCCGAGCTGCTGACCGAACGGATCCTCGCCCCGCTCGGCCTGACGCACACCTGGCTCCCCGGCCGGATCCCCCCGGATCCGGCGACCGCGCCGCCCTCGCCGCTCCACGCGCGGCAGCGCCGCGTGACGCTCCCCGCGATGATCGAGTCCTGCAACGACCTGTGCAGCACCACCGGCGATCTCCTCGCCTTCCAGCGGGCGCTGCTGGACGGCCGGCTCTTCGGTGACGCCCGCTCACTGGAGTTCCTCACCGAGCGGCGCAACCGGCTGCGCAACGTCCCCGTCCTGAGGTACGGACTGGGCACCATGTTCTTCGGGGTCGGCCGGCTCGCGTCCCGGGGGCGCCACCCCGTCACGCTCGTCGGCCACTCCGGGGCCACCGGCACCTGGCTGTTCCACTGCCCGGAGCTCGACCTGCACCTGGCCGGCACCGTCGACCAGACCAGGGGGCAGGCCATCCCCTTCCGGTTGATGGCGCGACTCCTGGACGTCTGGCGCAGGTGA
- a CDS encoding choice-of-anchor C family protein, translating into MVARRITTLFIAAGLLVSAAGAALAAPARGAGTSGVPAQTRAFSRFDDGSFEYPLAPVNSFTTYSTGQLMGPWTVTSGAVDLIGEGFWQAAEGDQSVDLNATVPGAVAQTFTTTPGATYTVTYALAANAAGGPTLKTGRVLVDGQVFQDFSFDITGKTYTDMGYVNRQFTFVATSGTTTLTFASTTAGSAYGPVIDDVRVTSCSSSCSCSC; encoded by the coding sequence ATGGTGGCCAGGCGCATCACCACGCTCTTCATCGCGGCGGGCCTGCTCGTCTCCGCGGCCGGCGCCGCACTGGCCGCGCCCGCGCGCGGTGCCGGCACGAGCGGGGTTCCCGCGCAGACCAGGGCCTTCAGCAGGTTCGACGACGGCAGCTTCGAGTACCCCCTGGCACCGGTGAACTCGTTCACGACATACAGCACCGGGCAGCTGATGGGCCCCTGGACGGTCACCAGCGGCGCCGTGGACCTGATCGGCGAGGGGTTCTGGCAGGCCGCCGAGGGCGACCAGTCCGTCGACCTCAACGCCACCGTGCCGGGCGCGGTGGCGCAGACCTTCACCACGACACCCGGGGCCACGTACACGGTGACCTACGCGCTCGCCGCGAACGCGGCCGGCGGTCCCACGCTGAAGACCGGGCGGGTCCTCGTGGACGGCCAGGTCTTCCAGGACTTCTCCTTCGACATCACCGGCAAGACGTACACCGACATGGGGTACGTGAACCGGCAGTTCACCTTCGTGGCCACCAGCGGCACCACGACCCTGACCTTCGCCAGCACCACCGCCGGCAGCGCCTACGGACCGGTGATCGACGACGTGCGGGTGACCTCCTGCTCGTCCTCCTGCTCGTGTTCGTGCTGA
- a CDS encoding TetR/AcrR family transcriptional regulator, whose product MAGTRSTGRRERLRAETTAEIKSTALGLMRSGGPDAITLRAIAREMGMTANAIYGYFATRDDLVTALVADVYTALADAVDAAWAAAPKADPAARIQAWAHAFRDWALANPEGFRLVYGDPVPGYRAPEGGAAPDAARRVCVGIAALAAATWDPARPPHDDGGFTWADFDPGLLDKVRPAFPDLPPAGVALALRIWGHLHGLVALEVYGHLRAQTQAPDKLFRAELTQLIRSLGIQAD is encoded by the coding sequence ATGGCAGGCACTCGGAGCACCGGACGACGCGAGCGGCTGCGGGCGGAGACCACCGCCGAGATCAAGAGCACCGCCCTGGGATTGATGCGCTCGGGCGGCCCCGACGCGATCACCCTGCGGGCGATCGCCCGCGAGATGGGCATGACCGCGAACGCCATCTACGGCTACTTCGCCACCCGGGACGACCTGGTCACCGCGCTGGTCGCGGACGTCTACACCGCGCTCGCGGACGCCGTCGACGCCGCCTGGGCCGCCGCGCCGAAGGCCGATCCGGCGGCCCGGATCCAGGCCTGGGCGCACGCCTTCCGCGACTGGGCCCTGGCCAACCCCGAGGGCTTCCGGCTCGTCTACGGCGACCCGGTCCCCGGCTACCGCGCCCCCGAGGGCGGCGCCGCGCCGGACGCCGCCCGGCGGGTCTGCGTCGGCATCGCGGCGCTCGCCGCCGCGACCTGGGACCCGGCCCGACCGCCCCACGACGACGGTGGCTTCACCTGGGCGGACTTCGATCCCGGGCTGCTCGACAAGGTCCGCCCGGCCTTCCCCGACCTGCCGCCGGCCGGTGTGGCCCTGGCCCTGCGGATCTGGGGACACCTGCACGGCCTGGTCGCGCTGGAGGTCTACGGCCACCTGCGCGCCCAGACGCAGGCCCCGGACAAGCTCTTCCGGGCCGAGCTGACCCAGCTGATCCGGTCTCTCGGCATCCAGGCCGACTAG
- a CDS encoding helix-turn-helix transcriptional regulator, whose amino-acid sequence MDRRELAGFLRSRRERISPADVGLPVGTRRRTPGLRREEVAQLAFISTEYYTRLEQARGPHPSREVLAGLARALRLSDAERDHLHHLAGAAPGPPPGPSREVPGSILDLLRRLPQAAALVLSAVQEVIAWNDLAAALMEDFSALSRPDRNLVRRAFLREGWLYGLSDAEVFARGAVRRLRAAAARYPDDPEVTALVDELLAGSEDFARLWAAHDVRVAAPLRKTIHHPLVGPVTVNCDVLDITDRDQQVVIYTADPGSPSAEALRLLSVIGTQRMDVPG is encoded by the coding sequence ATGGACAGACGAGAGCTGGCCGGCTTCCTGCGCAGCAGACGGGAGCGGATCTCCCCCGCCGACGTCGGACTGCCCGTGGGGACGCGACGGCGCACCCCGGGGCTGCGCCGCGAGGAGGTGGCGCAGCTGGCCTTCATCTCGACCGAGTACTACACCCGGTTGGAGCAGGCACGGGGCCCCCACCCGTCACGCGAGGTGCTGGCCGGCCTGGCCCGGGCCCTGCGCCTGTCGGACGCCGAGCGCGACCACCTCCACCACCTGGCCGGCGCCGCTCCGGGCCCGCCGCCCGGGCCGTCGCGGGAGGTGCCGGGCAGCATCCTGGACTTGCTGCGGCGGCTGCCGCAGGCCGCGGCGTTGGTGCTGTCCGCGGTCCAGGAGGTGATCGCCTGGAACGACCTGGCCGCCGCCCTCATGGAGGACTTCTCCGCGCTGTCGCGGCCGGACCGCAACCTGGTGCGGCGGGCCTTCCTGCGGGAGGGGTGGCTGTACGGACTGTCGGACGCAGAGGTGTTCGCCCGCGGCGCGGTCCGGCGCCTGCGCGCCGCCGCCGCCCGCTACCCGGACGACCCCGAGGTGACCGCCCTGGTGGACGAGCTCCTCGCCGGGAGCGAGGACTTCGCCCGGCTGTGGGCCGCCCACGACGTGCGGGTGGCCGCCCCGCTGCGCAAGACCATTCACCATCCGCTCGTCGGGCCGGTCACGGTCAACTGCGACGTCCTCGACATCACCGACCGGGACCAGCAGGTGGTGATCTACACGGCCGACCCCGGCTCACCGTCGGCCGAGGCGCTGAGGCTGCTGTCGGTCATCGGCACCCAGCGCATGGACGTGCCCGGCTGA
- a CDS encoding RICIN domain-containing protein translates to MRSSRRFRPRAALAPLIALAAALAIAVVPATQAGAAGTGGPAGTDGAAATAQVADLNGLTLTSVNNGRNLDVQNGNTGDGVFLVTNSAPGHHQEWSPVLRTDGSFTLVNDATGKCAAAGLPLRQQTCSGAAGQRWYFQPVSGAVDTYMVRNAGDHRCLDVVLAAQYDDAWTQTYGCNGSRAQQWRVPAWASAAAFDAAVQYAANRCQQDASTCSWRKGVQEPAAPLPTECVSPVWYNGTAAAVPWTFSLNTSSGWSSTLGVQFTSELGAGSPSPVQARVSLTISGSVTYDLREELGNSLTISIPPGQYGWVELSALATRVTGEWTFDAAGYPWTAQDTVTVPLRNDDQGGASVYLARAEAQFTGCGA, encoded by the coding sequence ATGAGATCGTCCAGGCGTTTCCGCCCCCGCGCAGCCCTCGCACCGCTCATCGCCCTGGCCGCCGCGTTGGCCATCGCGGTCGTCCCCGCCACCCAGGCCGGCGCGGCCGGGACGGGCGGCCCGGCCGGGACCGACGGCGCGGCGGCGACCGCGCAGGTCGCGGACCTGAACGGGCTGACGCTGACCTCGGTCAACAACGGCCGGAACCTCGACGTGCAGAACGGGAACACCGGGGACGGCGTCTTCCTCGTCACCAACTCCGCGCCCGGCCACCACCAGGAGTGGAGCCCCGTCCTGCGGACCGACGGGTCGTTCACGCTCGTCAACGACGCGACCGGCAAGTGCGCCGCCGCCGGCCTCCCGCTCAGGCAGCAGACCTGCTCAGGGGCCGCCGGTCAGCGCTGGTACTTCCAGCCGGTGAGCGGCGCCGTCGACACCTACATGGTGCGCAACGCGGGCGACCACCGGTGCCTCGACGTCGTGCTCGCCGCGCAGTACGACGACGCCTGGACGCAGACCTACGGCTGCAACGGCTCCCGGGCCCAGCAGTGGCGCGTCCCCGCGTGGGCGTCCGCCGCCGCCTTCGACGCCGCGGTGCAGTACGCCGCCAACCGGTGCCAGCAGGACGCGTCCACGTGCTCCTGGCGCAAGGGAGTCCAGGAACCGGCGGCGCCGCTCCCGACCGAGTGCGTCTCCCCGGTCTGGTACAACGGCACCGCCGCGGCCGTGCCGTGGACCTTCTCGCTGAACACCAGCAGCGGCTGGTCGAGCACGCTCGGCGTCCAATTCACGTCCGAGCTGGGCGCCGGCTCGCCCAGCCCCGTGCAGGCCAGGGTCAGCCTGACCATCTCCGGCAGCGTCACCTACGACCTGCGGGAGGAACTGGGCAACAGCCTGACGATCTCCATACCGCCGGGTCAGTACGGGTGGGTCGAGCTGTCGGCCCTGGCGACGCGGGTGACCGGTGAGTGGACCTTCGACGCGGCCGGCTACCCGTGGACGGCCCAGGACACCGTCACGGTTCCGCTCAGGAACGACGACCAGGGCGGGGCCAGCGTCTACCTCGCGCGGGCCGAGGCCCAGTTCACCGGCTGCGGCGCCTGA
- a CDS encoding SDR family NAD(P)-dependent oxidoreductase: MGSTPITDTPVATTGLLAGKVVFVTGAGRGIGAAAARLFAREGARVLLAARTEAQLRAVTEEIRAAGGTADHARCDLADPASVRAAVERAVELYGRLDAAFNNAATVQRPGPPDQTGEAVLDHVYTVNLKGCWLAMDAEIAAIRATAGQGTIVNNSSIGSLLANPVLPAYGAMKRALNSLTASAAAAYGPEGIRVNAVAPGTTLTEMIDQWEEADPGITARSNAMTPLGRAARPEEIAQAAAWLLSDRSSYVTGTVLRVDGGLYA, from the coding sequence ATGGGAAGCACACCGATCACCGACACCCCCGTGGCGACCACCGGCCTGCTGGCCGGGAAGGTCGTCTTCGTCACCGGCGCCGGACGCGGCATCGGCGCCGCCGCGGCACGGCTGTTCGCCCGCGAGGGCGCCCGGGTGCTGCTCGCGGCCCGGACCGAGGCCCAACTGAGGGCGGTCACCGAGGAGATCCGGGCCGCGGGCGGTACCGCCGACCACGCTCGTTGCGATCTGGCGGACCCGGCGAGCGTCCGCGCCGCCGTGGAGCGGGCCGTGGAGCTGTACGGCCGGCTCGACGCCGCCTTCAACAACGCGGCGACGGTCCAGCGGCCCGGCCCGCCGGACCAGACCGGCGAAGCCGTCCTGGACCACGTCTACACCGTCAACCTCAAGGGCTGCTGGCTGGCCATGGACGCCGAGATCGCCGCCATCCGGGCCACCGCCGGGCAGGGCACCATCGTCAACAACTCCAGCATCGGCAGCCTCCTGGCCAACCCGGTGCTGCCCGCCTACGGGGCCATGAAGCGGGCGCTCAACAGCCTCACCGCGTCGGCGGCGGCCGCCTACGGCCCCGAGGGCATCCGGGTCAACGCCGTCGCACCCGGGACCACCCTCACCGAGATGATCGACCAGTGGGAGGAGGCCGACCCGGGCATCACCGCGCGGTCCAACGCCATGACGCCGCTGGGGCGGGCCGCCCGTCCGGAGGAGATCGCGCAGGCCGCCGCATGGCTGCTGAGCGACCGCTCCTCCTACGTGACCGGAACGGTCCTGCGCGTGGACGGCGGCCTGTACGCCTGA
- a CDS encoding class I SAM-dependent methyltransferase produces MTVRDHGDHVELNRRHWDDHAAGWHGPLARDHWASAEPRWGLWATPESQVSLFPDDIAGARAIELGCGTGYVSAWLARAGARPVGIDLSERQLATARAMQAEFGLEFPLLLGDAERLPCDDGTFDFAISDYGASLWCDPYRWIPEAARVLVPGGRLVFTRRSPLFALCWRPDGPAPAALLRPQFGLRRLDWGNGVEFTLPHGDMLRLLRSCGFVVEDLIEIQAPSPAHRDYDEVSADWARQWPSEEIWKARLAG; encoded by the coding sequence ATGACTGTTCGCGACCACGGTGATCACGTGGAGCTGAACCGGCGCCACTGGGACGACCACGCGGCGGGGTGGCACGGGCCGCTCGCGCGCGACCACTGGGCGTCGGCGGAACCACGCTGGGGGCTGTGGGCGACGCCGGAGTCGCAGGTCTCGCTGTTCCCCGACGACATCGCCGGGGCGCGGGCGATCGAGCTGGGCTGCGGGACCGGGTACGTCTCGGCGTGGCTGGCCCGAGCGGGCGCCCGCCCCGTCGGGATCGACCTGTCGGAGAGGCAGCTCGCCACCGCGCGGGCGATGCAGGCGGAGTTCGGCCTGGAGTTCCCCCTCCTGCTGGGCGACGCCGAACGGCTCCCCTGCGACGACGGCACGTTCGACTTCGCGATCAGCGATTACGGCGCTTCGCTGTGGTGCGACCCCTACCGGTGGATCCCGGAGGCGGCGCGCGTGCTGGTCCCCGGCGGCAGGCTGGTGTTCACGCGGCGGTCGCCGCTGTTCGCGCTCTGCTGGCGGCCTGACGGGCCGGCGCCGGCGGCCCTGCTCCGCCCGCAGTTCGGCCTGCGCCGGCTGGACTGGGGCAACGGGGTGGAGTTCACCCTGCCGCACGGCGACATGCTGCGCCTGCTGCGCTCCTGCGGCTTCGTGGTCGAGGACCTGATCGAGATCCAGGCGCCCAGTCCGGCGCACCGGGACTACGACGAAGTCTCCGCGGACTGGGCCCGCCAGTGGCCCAGCGAGGAGATCTGGAAGGCCCGACTGGCCGGTTGA
- a CDS encoding NAD(P)/FAD-dependent oxidoreductase has product MSQNTEVVVVGGGYAGVMAANRLMRRDDVAVTLINPRPAFVARLRLHQLVGGSHDAVFDYRETLAGGVRLLVDTVTRIDAAGRGLELASGGTVGYDYLVYAVGSGSAAPRVPGAAEFGYPVATLEEAERLRSRLDDVPTTAPVTVVGAGPTGIETAAELAEQGRRVTLVCGGLLGPYLHPRARETAAKQLAGLGATVLDGSGAKVTAVTRDAVRLADGRELPSAVTVWTAGFGVPDLAARSGLTTDAVGRLLTDETLTSVDDPRIVAAGDSAAPSDLPFRMSAYAAGCLGAHAADTVLDRVAGRQPAPVNLSFPAMCVSLGRRVGIFQFAHRDDTAMRLYVGGRAGAKLKELSCASSVKHLTDEARKPGSHTWPKGGHRRELLRARRDQAATPAGQAG; this is encoded by the coding sequence ATGAGCCAGAACACCGAGGTGGTCGTGGTCGGCGGCGGGTACGCCGGCGTGATGGCGGCCAACCGCCTGATGCGGCGCGACGACGTGGCCGTGACGCTGATCAACCCCCGCCCGGCCTTCGTCGCGCGGCTCCGTCTGCACCAGTTGGTGGGCGGGTCCCACGACGCGGTCTTCGACTACCGGGAGACCCTCGCCGGGGGCGTCCGACTGCTGGTCGACACGGTGACCCGGATCGACGCGGCCGGGCGCGGCCTGGAGCTGGCGTCGGGCGGCACGGTGGGCTACGACTACCTGGTCTACGCGGTCGGCAGCGGCAGCGCCGCCCCACGCGTGCCCGGAGCGGCCGAGTTCGGCTACCCGGTCGCCACCCTGGAGGAGGCCGAGCGGCTGCGGTCGCGCCTCGACGACGTGCCCACGACCGCCCCGGTGACGGTCGTCGGAGCCGGTCCGACCGGCATCGAGACCGCCGCCGAACTGGCGGAGCAGGGCCGGCGGGTGACCCTGGTCTGCGGCGGGCTGCTCGGCCCCTACCTGCACCCGCGGGCGCGCGAGACCGCCGCCAAGCAGCTCGCCGGGCTCGGGGCGACCGTGCTGGACGGCTCCGGGGCGAAGGTGACCGCGGTGACCCGCGACGCCGTGCGGCTCGCCGACGGCCGCGAGCTGCCGAGCGCGGTGACCGTCTGGACCGCCGGCTTCGGCGTGCCGGACCTGGCCGCGCGCAGCGGCCTGACCACCGACGCCGTCGGCCGCCTGCTCACCGACGAGACGCTGACCAGCGTGGACGACCCGCGCATCGTCGCCGCCGGCGACTCCGCGGCCCCGTCGGACCTGCCGTTCCGGATGAGCGCCTACGCCGCGGGTTGCCTCGGCGCCCATGCCGCCGACACGGTGCTCGACCGCGTCGCGGGGAGGCAGCCCGCGCCCGTCAACCTGTCCTTCCCCGCGATGTGCGTCAGCCTGGGGCGTCGCGTCGGCATCTTCCAGTTCGCCCACCGGGACGACACCGCGATGCGGCTGTACGTCGGTGGCCGCGCGGGCGCGAAGCTCAAGGAGCTGTCCTGCGCGTCCAGCGTCAAGCACCTGACGGACGAGGCACGCAAGCCCGGTTCGCACACCTGGCCGAAGGGCGGCCACCGCCGGGAGCTGCTGCGGGCCAGGCGGGACCAGGCGGCGACCCCCGCGGGACAGGCGGGTTAG